From a single Salvelinus namaycush isolate Seneca chromosome 14, SaNama_1.0, whole genome shotgun sequence genomic region:
- the LOC120058772 gene encoding amphoterin-induced protein 1-like → MLPPRKAGALPEPSPSASPSLSLRRIQVRWALYLFLSLALLWFPSGAVASTLNCHKTCICASNIVSCSKMNLTTVPTGLPLYTAVLDLSYNDVSRLRAEWTTVKLTKLHNLLLSHNGLHFLSSEAFVYVKHLRYLDLSSNNLRQLDEFIFEPLGQLEVLLLYNNRISQIDRSAFQGLHSLQKLYLSQNIISRFPLELVKDKNRLGKLSLMDISSNRIKVPPIAELQVLPAWIKNGLYFHNNPLVCDCSLYSLLAHWHILRLNSALDFKDEYSCYLPGPQKIKVGVFDLNRDYMNCSTFHEADQEAWLEQTLILRCDTKHRDLSKTWVMPGDVVVTEGFNQTAKVLPDGSLQIGPVKPDDSGTYTCYAVSEALNETLYVLLKVFTVL, encoded by the exons ATGTTGCCTCCACGCAAAGCAGGCGCCCTGCCGGAGCCctccccctctgcctctccctctctcagcctgaGGAGGATCCAGGTTCGATGGGCCTTgtacctcttcctctccctggcCCTCCTCTGGTTCCCGTCTGGGGCGGTAGCCTCAACCCTCAACTGCCACAAGACCTGCATCTGTGCCAGTAACATCGTGAGCTGTTCCAAGATGAACCTGACAACGGTGCCGACTGGCCTGCCTCTCTACACGGCCGTCCTGGACCTCAGCTACAACGACGTCTCCCGACTGAGGGCTGAGTGGACCACGGTGAAACTCACCAAACTCCACAACCTCCTACTCAGTCACAACGGCCTTCACTTCCTCTCCTCCGAGGCCTTCGTCTACGTCAAACACCTGCGCTACCTGGACCTGTCCTCCAACAACCTGCGACAGCTGGACGAGTTCATCTTCGAACCGCTGGGGCAGCTGGag GTGCTGTTGCTGTACAACAACCGTATATCTCAGATTGACCGCTCAGCCTTCCAGGGTCTCCACAGCCTGCAGAAACTCTACCTGTCCCAGAACATCATCTCACGCTTCCCTCTGGAACTGGTCAAAGACAAGAACCGCCTGGGGAAACTCAGTCTGATGGACATCTCCTCCAACAGGATCAAG GTGCCCCCCATCGCGGAGCTGCAGGTGCTGCCTGCCTGGATAAAGAACGgcctctacttccacaacaacccTCTGGTCTGTGACTGTAGCCTTTATAGTCTCCTGGCTCACTGGCACATCCTCCGGCTCAACTCAGCCCTGGACTTTAAAGATGAGTACAGCTGCTATCTCCCCGGGCCCCAGAAAATCAAGGTGGGGGTCTTCGACCTGAACAGAGACTATATGAACTGTAGTACGTTCCACGAGGCGGACCAGGAAGCTTGGCTGGAACAGACGCTGATCTTGCGCTGTGATACTAAACACAGAGATCTGTCTAAGACCTGGGTGATGCCTGGTGATGTAGTGGTGACGGAGGGGTTTAATCAGACAGCCAAGGTGCTTCCTGACGGCAGTCTCCAGATCGGCCCGGTGAAGCCGGACGACTCGGGGACGTATACGTGCTATGCTGTGAGCGAAGCCCTCAACGAGACGCTCTACGTGCTGCTCAAGGTGTTTACTGTTCTGTAA